The Anolis carolinensis isolate JA03-04 chromosome 2, rAnoCar3.1.pri, whole genome shotgun sequence genome has a window encoding:
- the rpp21 gene encoding ribonuclease P protein subunit p21, translating to MIKDKEAFQRLNFLYQAAHCVLANNPENQELARFYCHTQNSISRRLVLRQDPSVKRTICKSCFSLLVPGVSATVRQRKRRNQRWTAVQCLKCGLTKRFLSNPNYKLWSEQPEALLENQASANAGGKGQISGSFQQPHKGPQGKKTTASSSEPQSHPAPKEATVGVKSKGKDNPSEK from the exons ATGATAAAGGACAAAGAAGCATTTCAGAGACTCAATTTCCTCTATCAG GCAGCACATTGTGTCCTTGCAAACAACCCAGAAAACCAGGAGTTGGCTCGCTTCTATTGCCACACCCAGAACAGCATCAGCCGGAGGCTTGTCTTAAGACA GGACCCATCTGTGAAAAGAACCATCTGTAAATcttgcttctcccttcttgtcccCGGAGTCAGCGCAACTGTCCGCCAAAGAA AGCGCCGAAATCAGCGGTGGACTGCCGTGCAGTGTCTCAAGTGTGGTCTAACTAAGCGTTTCCTTAGCAATCCTAACTACAAACTGTGGTCAGAACAGCCTGAAGCATTACTAGAGAATCAGGCATCAGCCAATGCAGGAGGAAAAG GCCAGATAAGTGGCTCATTCCAACAGCCCCACAAAGGTCCTCAAGGGAAAAAGACAACAGCCTCAAGTTCTGAACCTCAGAGTCATCCTGCCCCCAAGGAGGCCACAGTAGGCGTCAAGTCTAAAGGGAAGGACAATCCTAGTGAAAAGTGA